In Xylanibacter ruminicola 23, a single genomic region encodes these proteins:
- the metH gene encoding methionine synthase, with the protein MGTMIGAVMGKVGNSDELNLTHPEIVSDIYRKYLEAGADIITTNTFSSQRISQAEYHLEDRAHEMACESARLARQLANEYSTDDKPRFVAGSIGPTNKTLSMSPDVSNPAFRDVTYDEMLEAYQEQADGLIEGGVDTLLIETIFDSLNAKCAIDACMRAMEARGVELPIMVSVTVSDLAGRTLSGQTLEAFLASVSTYPIFSIGLNCSFGATQMKPFIRELAQKAPYYISCHPNAGLPNALGLYDETAESMAPKMGELVDEGIVNIIGGCCGTTDEFIRLYGPLVVGKKPHVPAPKPHSMWLSGLELLEVLENLEARFTNVGERCNVAGSRKFLRLIKEKKYNEAISIARKQVADGALVIDINMDDGLLDAKQEMTTFLNMIAAEPDIAKVPVMIDSSNWEVIKAGLKCVQGKSIVNSISLKEGEQKFIEHAQDVMRYGAAVVVMCFDEEGQATTYERRIEIASRAYKILTEQVGMNPLDIIFDPNILAIATGMEEHDAYAIDFIRATEWIKQNLPGAHVSGGVSNLSFSFRGNNYIREAMHAVFLYHAIQVGMDFGIVNPSTKVTYADIPQDQLEVIEDVVLNRKKGASEVLIELAGKILEEELAKKEAGGATSENTPFQDRAQTPVEERLAQALIKGDGTFLEEDLKEALPKFTHAVQIIEGPLMAGMNTVGTLFGEGKMFLPQVVKTARTMKQAVDILQPYIEAEKNESTTSAGKVLLATVKGDVHDIGKNIVNVVMACNGYEVLDMGVMVPAEQIVKKAQEEHVDMIGLSGLITPSLEEMVNVAEELKKAGLDIPIMIGGATTSELHVALKIAPVYGGPVVWMKDASQNALVAQKLLTDKQAVEHELDQKYETLREEYHQEQAQIVSLEEARKNKYKYEE; encoded by the coding sequence ATGGGAACCATGATAGGTGCCGTGATGGGTAAGGTGGGTAACAGCGACGAGCTGAACCTGACACACCCCGAGATAGTTTCGGATATTTATCGCAAATACCTCGAAGCCGGTGCCGATATCATCACCACCAACACGTTCAGCAGTCAGCGCATTTCGCAGGCTGAATATCATCTTGAAGACCGTGCGCATGAGATGGCCTGCGAGTCGGCACGCTTAGCCCGACAGTTGGCCAATGAGTATAGTACCGACGACAAACCCCGCTTTGTGGCAGGCTCGATCGGTCCTACCAACAAAACCCTTTCGATGTCGCCCGATGTAAGCAATCCAGCTTTCCGCGATGTGACTTACGACGAGATGCTGGAGGCTTATCAGGAACAGGCCGACGGACTGATTGAGGGTGGGGTAGATACGCTGCTGATAGAGACCATTTTCGACTCGCTGAATGCCAAATGTGCCATCGATGCCTGTATGCGCGCGATGGAAGCACGCGGGGTAGAATTGCCCATTATGGTGTCGGTAACGGTGAGCGATCTGGCTGGTCGTACGTTATCGGGTCAGACGCTTGAGGCGTTCCTGGCCAGCGTCAGCACTTATCCTATTTTCTCTATCGGACTGAACTGCTCGTTTGGTGCCACGCAGATGAAACCTTTTATCCGCGAGTTGGCCCAGAAAGCACCTTATTATATCAGCTGTCACCCCAATGCCGGATTGCCCAACGCCCTTGGACTTTACGATGAGACCGCAGAGAGTATGGCTCCCAAGATGGGCGAGTTGGTGGATGAGGGCATCGTAAATATCATCGGTGGCTGCTGCGGTACTACCGATGAGTTTATCCGTTTATACGGTCCGCTGGTGGTTGGCAAGAAACCCCATGTGCCCGCTCCTAAGCCACACTCAATGTGGCTTTCTGGACTAGAACTACTAGAAGTTCTAGAAAATCTAGAAGCTAGATTTACCAATGTGGGTGAGCGATGCAATGTGGCGGGTTCGCGAAAGTTCCTGCGACTGATTAAGGAAAAGAAATACAACGAGGCTATCTCTATCGCCCGCAAACAGGTGGCCGATGGAGCCTTGGTAATTGATATCAATATGGACGATGGCTTGCTGGATGCCAAGCAGGAGATGACAACCTTCCTGAATATGATTGCAGCCGAGCCTGATATCGCTAAAGTGCCCGTGATGATCGACTCGTCGAACTGGGAGGTGATCAAAGCCGGACTGAAGTGCGTGCAGGGCAAGAGCATCGTCAACTCAATCTCGCTCAAAGAGGGCGAGCAGAAGTTTATCGAGCACGCTCAGGATGTGATGCGTTATGGTGCTGCTGTGGTGGTGATGTGTTTCGACGAAGAGGGACAGGCCACTACCTACGAGCGTCGTATCGAGATAGCCTCACGTGCCTATAAGATTCTTACCGAGCAGGTGGGTATGAACCCGCTCGACATCATCTTCGACCCCAATATCCTGGCCATTGCTACGGGTATGGAGGAGCATGATGCCTATGCTATCGACTTTATCCGCGCTACCGAATGGATTAAGCAGAATCTGCCCGGTGCACACGTCAGCGGTGGTGTGAGTAACCTGAGTTTTTCGTTCCGCGGTAACAACTATATCCGCGAGGCCATGCATGCCGTATTCCTGTATCACGCCATTCAAGTAGGAATGGATTTTGGTATCGTAAATCCTTCAACCAAAGTTACTTATGCTGATATTCCTCAGGATCAGCTTGAAGTAATCGAGGATGTGGTGCTGAACCGCAAGAAGGGTGCATCGGAGGTTCTGATTGAGTTGGCCGGTAAGATACTCGAGGAAGAATTAGCCAAGAAAGAAGCGGGTGGCGCCACGAGCGAAAACACCCCTTTTCAGGACCGCGCCCAGACGCCAGTTGAAGAGCGATTAGCCCAGGCGTTGATTAAGGGCGACGGCACATTCTTGGAGGAAGATTTGAAAGAGGCCCTGCCTAAGTTTACCCATGCGGTACAGATTATCGAGGGGCCGCTGATGGCAGGTATGAATACCGTAGGTACGCTGTTTGGTGAAGGAAAAATGTTCCTGCCGCAGGTGGTGAAAACAGCCCGCACCATGAAGCAGGCCGTTGATATCCTGCAGCCCTACATCGAAGCTGAGAAAAACGAGAGCACCACTTCGGCAGGTAAAGTGCTGTTGGCTACCGTTAAGGGCGACGTGCACGATATCGGTAAGAACATTGTGAATGTGGTGATGGCCTGCAACGGCTACGAGGTATTGGATATGGGTGTGATGGTGCCTGCCGAGCAGATTGTGAAAAAGGCTCAGGAGGAGCACGTGGATATGATTGGTTTGAGCGGCTTGATAACCCCCAGCTTAGAGGAGATGGTGAACGTGGCCGAAGAGCTGAAGAAAGCTGGTTTGGATATCCCCATTATGATTGGTGGCGCTACCACCAGCGAGCTGCATGTCGCTTTAAAAATTGCCCCCGTTTATGGCGGTCCGGTAGTATGGATGAAGGATGCCTCGCAGAATGCACTGGTTGCCCAGAAGCTGTTGACCGACAAGCAGGCGGTGGAGCATGAACTCGACCAGAAGTACGAAACCCTGCGCGAGGAATATCACCAGGAGCAGGCTCAGATTGTGTCACTCGAAGAAGCAAGAAAGAACAAATACAAATATGAAGAATAA
- a CDS encoding glycoside hydrolase family 10 protein: MKNKYLLMALALMLAMTTWAQKREMRGAWIQCVNGQFQNLGTKKMQQTLTYQLDELKKDGVNVIIFQVRPECDALYESKIEPWSRFLTGTQGKAPNPYWDPLQWMIDECHKRGMELHAWINPFRAKTKTTHQLANNHIAVRKPYSCFAYDDLFILNPGMQENRDYICMVAKDIVARYDVDGIHMDDYFYPYPVKGLSIPDDELFHDHSNGIKDQNDWRRYNVNLFIEQFYQAIHEVKPWVKVGISPFGIYRNKKSSPVGSNTNGTQNYDDLYADILLWVNNGWLDYCVPQLYWEIGNKAADYATLIKWWNQHAANRPLVIGEDVERTVKYPDLQNPNKHQMDAKMNLHRANPAVKGTVLWYAKAAVDNVGNYGTLLRTKYWQNPALQPEMPFLSDKAPKKVKKLAPVWTEDGYILFWTPTHSKHWDQHPNKFVVYRFAKGEKVNVNDASKIVAITDNPFYKLPYDEGKEKFTYVVTALNRIQNESKPASKKIKL, from the coding sequence ATGAAGAATAAATACCTATTGATGGCTCTCGCCCTGATGCTGGCGATGACAACTTGGGCTCAGAAGCGCGAAATGCGCGGAGCCTGGATACAGTGTGTAAACGGACAGTTCCAGAATCTTGGTACCAAGAAGATGCAGCAAACGCTTACCTATCAGCTGGACGAGTTGAAGAAGGATGGCGTAAACGTGATTATCTTCCAGGTGCGCCCCGAGTGCGATGCGCTCTACGAGAGTAAGATTGAGCCTTGGAGCCGATTCCTGACCGGCACACAGGGTAAGGCCCCCAATCCTTATTGGGACCCCCTGCAGTGGATGATCGACGAGTGCCACAAGCGCGGTATGGAGTTGCACGCATGGATTAACCCCTTCCGTGCAAAGACCAAGACCACCCATCAGTTGGCCAATAACCATATTGCCGTTCGCAAGCCCTATAGCTGTTTTGCTTACGACGATTTGTTTATCCTGAATCCTGGTATGCAGGAAAACCGCGATTATATCTGTATGGTTGCCAAGGATATCGTAGCCCGTTACGATGTGGATGGTATCCATATGGACGATTATTTCTATCCTTACCCCGTGAAGGGACTGAGCATTCCCGACGATGAGCTGTTCCACGATCACTCTAATGGTATCAAGGACCAGAACGACTGGCGCCGTTATAACGTAAACCTGTTTATCGAGCAGTTCTATCAGGCCATCCACGAGGTTAAGCCATGGGTAAAGGTGGGCATCTCGCCATTCGGTATCTATCGTAACAAAAAGAGCTCGCCTGTTGGCAGTAACACCAACGGCACCCAGAATTACGATGATTTGTATGCCGACATTCTGTTGTGGGTAAACAATGGTTGGTTGGATTATTGCGTGCCCCAGTTGTACTGGGAGATTGGCAATAAGGCTGCCGATTATGCAACCCTGATTAAGTGGTGGAATCAGCATGCCGCCAACCGACCGCTGGTGATTGGTGAGGATGTTGAGCGCACCGTGAAATATCCCGATTTGCAGAACCCCAACAAGCACCAGATGGATGCCAAGATGAATCTGCACCGTGCTAACCCAGCTGTGAAGGGTACCGTACTGTGGTATGCCAAGGCTGCTGTTGATAATGTAGGTAATTACGGCACCTTGCTGCGCACCAAGTACTGGCAGAATCCTGCCTTGCAGCCCGAGATGCCTTTCCTTAGCGATAAGGCTCCTAAGAAGGTAAAGAAGCTGGCACCCGTTTGGACCGAGGATGGTTACATCCTGTTCTGGACGCCCACCCACAGCAAGCACTGGGATCAGCACCCCAACAAGTTTGTGGTGTATCGTTTTGCCAAGGGCGAGAAGGTGAATGTAAATGATGCCTCGAAGATTGTGGCCATCACCGATAATCCCTTCTACAAGCTGCCTTACGATGAGGGTAAGGAGAAGTTTACTTACGTGGTAACTGCTCTGAACCGTATTCAGAACGAGAGCAAACCTGCTTCGAAGAAGATAAAATTATAA
- a CDS encoding SoxR reducing system RseC family protein: MSNKITHSGTVKSIMDGCIKVQIVQTSACAACKVASHCNAAESKIKIVDVFTTDTASYQVGQEVTVWASNDVANRALLLGFGAPFLLLICVLMIALKLTSDEGLAALVALASLVPYYLALWAMKNRIQQQIAFNIEK; encoded by the coding sequence ATGAGTAATAAGATAACACATTCGGGAACCGTTAAAAGTATTATGGATGGATGCATCAAGGTGCAGATTGTCCAGACCTCGGCGTGTGCTGCCTGTAAGGTAGCTTCGCACTGTAACGCTGCCGAATCGAAAATAAAGATTGTGGATGTGTTTACCACCGATACCGCAAGCTACCAAGTAGGGCAGGAGGTTACCGTGTGGGCATCGAATGATGTGGCCAACCGCGCCCTGCTGTTGGGCTTTGGCGCACCTTTCTTATTATTAATATGTGTACTGATGATAGCCCTGAAGCTTACAAGCGATGAGGGGCTTGCTGCGTTGGTGGCTTTAGCGTCGTTGGTACCTTACTATCTGGCGCTGTGGGCGATGAAGAACCGCATCCAGCAGCAGATAGCCTTCAATATCGAGAAATAA
- a CDS encoding Fe-S cluster domain-containing protein, with translation MNFILIAVIVLGAIALIAAIVLFAASKKFAVYEDPRIAQVGELLPGANCGGCGFPGCSGMADALVKGADAGSLDGLMCPVGGAETMGKVADLLGMAIANSEPMVAVVRCNGTCEHRAKIAEYSGLRTCAAMHACGAGETACGFGCLGCGDCVAACQFGAISLNPETGIPEVDDEKCTSCGACVKACPRNIIELRKKGPKNRRVFVSCVNKDKGPVAMKACAVSCIGCGKCEKECNFGAITVENNLAYIDHTKCRLCRKCVTVCPKHAIVDVNFPTPAPAPKPKEPKKEEEAKA, from the coding sequence ATGAATTTCATCTTGATTGCAGTAATTGTACTTGGAGCTATCGCCTTGATAGCTGCTATTGTGCTTTTTGCAGCCTCCAAGAAGTTCGCTGTCTATGAGGATCCCCGTATTGCGCAGGTGGGCGAGTTGTTGCCCGGAGCCAATTGCGGTGGATGCGGATTCCCTGGTTGTAGCGGTATGGCCGATGCCCTTGTGAAGGGTGCCGATGCCGGAAGCCTCGACGGACTGATGTGTCCTGTTGGTGGCGCTGAGACCATGGGAAAGGTAGCCGACTTGTTGGGGATGGCCATCGCCAATTCCGAGCCGATGGTTGCCGTAGTGCGTTGTAACGGTACTTGCGAGCATCGTGCCAAGATTGCCGAGTATTCGGGTTTGCGTACCTGTGCCGCTATGCATGCTTGTGGTGCAGGCGAAACAGCTTGCGGTTTTGGCTGTCTGGGTTGTGGCGATTGTGTGGCTGCCTGCCAGTTTGGCGCTATCAGTCTGAATCCTGAGACAGGAATCCCCGAGGTCGACGACGAGAAGTGTACCTCGTGTGGTGCTTGTGTAAAGGCTTGTCCGCGTAACATCATCGAGCTGCGCAAAAAAGGTCCAAAGAACCGTCGCGTGTTCGTTTCGTGTGTGAACAAGGACAAGGGCCCTGTTGCCATGAAGGCTTGTGCCGTTAGCTGTATTGGTTGCGGCAAGTGCGAGAAGGAGTGTAACTTTGGTGCTATCACCGTCGAGAACAATCTGGCTTACATCGACCACACCAAGTGCCGTTTGTGCCGCAAGTGTGTCACCGTTTGTCCTAAGCATGCTATCGTGGATGTTAACTTCCCAACGCCTGCACCTGCACCAAAGCCCAAAGAACCTAAAAAAGAAGAGGAGGCAAAAGCATGA
- the rsxC gene encoding electron transport complex subunit RsxC, which yields MKIKTFSMGGIHPAENKLTHEVATKVAALPKQAIFPLGQHIGAPAKPVVQKGDKVKVGTMIAEAGGFVSAPIFSSVSGTVFKIDTAIDATGYRKPVIIINVEGDEWEESIDRSDKLELVAAHPELTPEEIVKRVQNAGVVGMGGACFPTFIKLTPPPTAKAECVIINAVECEPYITADYRLMMEHADEILVGLELLMMGAKVTKGYIGIETNKPAAIELLTAKCNEKFNGTQYQVEVVPLKLRYPQGGEKQLVDAVINRQVPAPPAIPVNVGAIVQNVGTAFAVYEAVMKNKPLFERYTTVTGKKLQNPGNFLVRMGTPMKDLIDACGGMPEGDNKLLAGGPMMGKALTSVEVPICKGTNSVTIISDDEARRKDAQPCIRCAKCVGVCPMGLEPYLLAKLSEVKNWERAESEDITSCIECGSCQYTCPAYRPLLDNIRLGKSTVMGIIRARAAAKK from the coding sequence ATGAAGATAAAAACATTTAGTATGGGTGGTATCCACCCTGCAGAGAATAAGCTTACCCACGAGGTGGCCACCAAGGTAGCAGCACTGCCTAAGCAGGCCATTTTCCCATTGGGGCAGCATATCGGTGCGCCTGCCAAACCCGTGGTCCAGAAGGGCGACAAGGTAAAGGTAGGAACCATGATTGCCGAAGCTGGCGGTTTTGTGTCGGCACCTATTTTCTCGTCGGTCAGCGGTACCGTATTCAAGATTGATACGGCTATCGATGCTACCGGTTATCGCAAGCCCGTGATTATCATCAATGTCGAGGGCGATGAGTGGGAAGAGAGTATCGACCGTTCAGATAAACTTGAACTGGTGGCTGCTCATCCCGAGCTCACTCCCGAGGAGATTGTAAAGCGTGTACAGAACGCCGGTGTAGTAGGTATGGGTGGTGCTTGTTTCCCCACCTTTATCAAGTTGACACCTCCACCAACAGCTAAGGCCGAGTGCGTGATTATCAACGCTGTAGAGTGCGAGCCTTACATCACAGCCGACTATCGCCTGATGATGGAGCATGCCGATGAGATCTTGGTTGGACTTGAGCTCCTGATGATGGGCGCCAAGGTAACCAAGGGTTATATCGGTATCGAGACCAACAAGCCTGCTGCTATCGAACTGCTCACTGCAAAGTGCAATGAAAAGTTCAATGGCACCCAGTATCAGGTTGAGGTTGTGCCTTTGAAGCTGCGCTACCCACAGGGTGGTGAGAAGCAGTTGGTTGATGCCGTGATTAATCGTCAGGTACCCGCACCTCCTGCCATCCCTGTAAATGTGGGTGCTATCGTGCAGAATGTGGGTACAGCCTTTGCCGTTTACGAGGCTGTGATGAAGAACAAACCCCTGTTTGAGCGTTATACTACTGTTACCGGTAAGAAACTGCAGAACCCAGGCAACTTCCTGGTGCGTATGGGTACACCGATGAAGGATTTGATCGACGCTTGTGGCGGTATGCCCGAGGGCGATAACAAACTGCTGGCTGGCGGACCTATGATGGGTAAGGCCCTTACTTCGGTAGAGGTGCCCATCTGCAAGGGAACCAACTCGGTAACCATTATCTCTGATGATGAGGCTCGCCGTAAGGATGCCCAGCCTTGTATCCGTTGCGCCAAGTGCGTAGGTGTTTGTCCGATGGGCTTGGAGCCTTACCTGCTGGCAAAACTCTCAGAGGTAAAGAACTGGGAGCGTGCCGAGAGCGAGGATATCACCAGTTGTATCGAGTGCGGCTCGTGTCAGTACACTTGTCCGGCTTATCGTCCGCTGTTGGATAACATCCGCTTGGGTAAGAGCACGGTGATGGGTATTATCCGTGCCCGTGCTGCTGCAAAAAAATAA
- a CDS encoding RnfABCDGE type electron transport complex subunit D — MSKLIVSLSPHAHSRDSIERNMYGVIIAMMPALLASFYFFGLGAVIVTATSVAACCFFEWAICKYILKRQQNTLVDGSAVITGLLLAFNVPSNLPIWIILIGALFAIGVAKFTFGGLGNNIFNPALVGRAALLVAFPAQMTTWPKIGQWDTYLDAETGATPLSIINSAIRTGDASLLEQLPSSFDLFLGSSSGGAGAMGEICALALLLGLAFMLYNRIITWHIPVSILGTAFVFSGLLHLANPVYPDPFTVLLTGGMMLGAIFMATDYVTSPMTPKGQLIYGVAIGFLTVVIRNWGAYPEGMSFAILIMNAFTPLINNYVKPKRFGEVSK, encoded by the coding sequence ATGTCTAAGTTAATAGTTTCATTATCGCCACACGCTCACAGCCGCGATTCGATCGAGCGCAACATGTACGGTGTTATCATCGCCATGATGCCTGCGCTGCTCGCTTCATTCTATTTCTTTGGCTTGGGTGCGGTTATCGTTACCGCCACCAGTGTGGCTGCCTGCTGCTTCTTTGAGTGGGCTATCTGCAAATATATTCTGAAGAGACAACAGAACACCTTGGTCGACGGATCGGCTGTGATCACCGGTCTGCTGCTGGCGTTCAACGTGCCTTCGAACCTGCCCATCTGGATTATCCTGATTGGTGCGCTGTTTGCCATCGGCGTAGCTAAGTTTACGTTCGGTGGTTTAGGTAACAATATCTTTAACCCTGCGTTGGTGGGTCGTGCTGCCTTGCTGGTAGCTTTCCCTGCCCAGATGACCACTTGGCCTAAGATTGGACAGTGGGATACCTATCTCGATGCCGAGACAGGTGCCACACCGCTGTCGATTATCAATTCGGCCATCCGTACTGGCGATGCCTCGTTGCTCGAGCAGTTACCCTCATCATTCGACCTGTTCTTAGGTTCAAGTTCGGGTGGTGCTGGTGCCATGGGCGAGATTTGTGCCTTGGCCCTGCTGCTGGGTCTGGCCTTTATGCTCTATAACCGCATTATCACTTGGCACATTCCTGTATCCATCCTTGGTACTGCGTTTGTGTTCTCAGGTTTGTTGCATCTGGCTAATCCTGTTTATCCTGATCCATTTACCGTGCTGCTTACCGGTGGTATGATGCTGGGTGCCATCTTTATGGCAACCGATTATGTTACCAGTCCTATGACACCAAAGGGTCAGTTGATTTATGGTGTTGCCATCGGATTCCTTACTGTGGTTATCCGTAACTGGGGTGCTTATCCCGAGGGTATGTCGTTCGCCATTCTTATTATGAATGCGTTCACACCGCTCATCAACAATTATGTTAAACCAAAACGTTTCGGGGAAGTTTCGAAATAA
- a CDS encoding RnfABCDGE type electron transport complex subunit G, producing MKKLESSLLNMVLVLTGVAVIMGGILAFVNHLTEGPIADQKAKALADGIKSVMCVDDLQVANTDTVKQTDAKGKELVYVIYETKDAQGKDLGAAVESTTGGFGGNLKVLVGFNTEGQILGYTLLEHAETPGLGAKADKWFQKGEKGDIIGLTPAQPLTVSKDGGKVDAITASTITSRAFLLAVNNAYNAYKAAPMDAATGATKKSE from the coding sequence ATGAAGAAACTCGAATCGTCATTATTAAATATGGTGCTGGTGCTCACCGGAGTAGCAGTTATCATGGGTGGTATCCTGGCTTTTGTGAACCACCTTACCGAGGGTCCTATTGCCGATCAGAAAGCCAAGGCGCTGGCCGATGGTATCAAGTCGGTGATGTGTGTCGACGACCTGCAGGTAGCTAACACCGATACCGTAAAGCAGACCGATGCCAAGGGCAAGGAGCTGGTTTATGTGATTTACGAAACTAAGGATGCCCAGGGCAAAGATTTGGGTGCTGCTGTTGAATCTACCACTGGTGGATTTGGTGGCAACCTGAAGGTGCTGGTAGGTTTTAATACCGAGGGCCAGATTCTGGGTTACACGCTGTTGGAACATGCCGAAACACCAGGTCTTGGTGCTAAGGCCGATAAGTGGTTCCAGAAGGGCGAGAAGGGCGATATTATCGGTCTTACTCCCGCTCAGCCTCTCACCGTATCGAAGGATGGCGGTAAGGTAGATGCCATTACTGCATCAACTATTACCAGTCGTGCTTTCCTGTTGGCTGTAAACAATGCTTATAACGCTTATAAGGCTGCCCCCATGGATGCAGCTACAGGCGCAACTAAAAAAAGTGAATAG
- the rsxE gene encoding electron transport complex subunit RsxE, whose protein sequence is MNAIQIIKNGIVKENPTFVLMLGMCPTLATTTSAANGMSMGLATMAVLICTNVVISCLKSVTPDKVRIPVFIVVIAAFVTLLQMVIKAYLPDVDASLGLFIPLIVVNCIILGRAEAFAAKNSPVASLFDGIGIGLGFTLGLTLLGMCRELLGSGSIFGFTLIPETYNILLFVLPPGAFITLGFLIAIVNKLRSND, encoded by the coding sequence ATGAATGCAATACAGATTATAAAAAACGGCATTGTTAAGGAGAACCCCACGTTCGTCCTCATGCTGGGTATGTGTCCTACACTGGCCACTACCACCTCTGCTGCCAACGGTATGTCGATGGGTCTCGCCACAATGGCGGTACTCATCTGTACCAATGTGGTTATCTCGTGCTTAAAATCGGTTACTCCCGATAAGGTACGTATTCCTGTGTTCATTGTAGTGATTGCTGCGTTTGTTACGCTGCTGCAGATGGTTATCAAGGCTTATCTGCCCGATGTCGATGCCTCGTTAGGTTTGTTTATCCCACTGATTGTGGTTAACTGTATCATCCTGGGTCGTGCTGAGGCTTTTGCCGCAAAGAACTCACCCGTAGCTTCGCTGTTCGATGGTATCGGTATTGGTCTTGGTTTTACACTCGGTCTTACCCTGCTGGGTATGTGTCGCGAGCTGTTAGGCTCAGGTTCAATCTTCGGATTCACCCTGATTCCCGAGACTTATAACATCCTGCTCTTTGTGTTGCCTCCAGGTGCATTTATCACCCTCGGCTTCCTCATCGCGATTGTTAACAAACTCAGAAGCAATGATTAA
- the rsxA gene encoding electron transport complex subunit RsxA codes for MEYLLIFISAIFVNNIVLSQFLGICPFLGVSKKIDTSLGMSAAVAFVLTLATIVTWLVQKYVLDAFGLQYLQTIAFILVIASLVQMVEIVLKKVSPALYQALGIFLPLITTNCAVLGVAILVIQKDYNLLQSVVYAFSTAIGFGVALTVFAGMREQLELVKIPKGMQGMAIVMLSAGLLSLAFMGFSGVDGGLKILFGLD; via the coding sequence ATGGAGTATTTGTTGATTTTCATTAGCGCCATCTTTGTCAACAACATCGTGTTGTCGCAGTTCCTGGGCATCTGTCCGTTCCTTGGCGTTTCAAAAAAGATTGATACCTCGCTGGGTATGTCAGCAGCTGTAGCCTTTGTGCTTACGCTGGCCACCATCGTTACCTGGTTGGTTCAGAAATATGTGCTCGATGCCTTTGGCCTGCAGTATCTGCAGACGATTGCCTTTATCCTGGTGATTGCCTCGCTGGTGCAGATGGTAGAGATTGTGCTCAAAAAGGTGTCGCCAGCCCTATATCAGGCATTAGGTATTTTCCTGCCCCTGATTACCACCAACTGTGCTGTGCTGGGTGTGGCCATTCTGGTTATCCAGAAGGATTACAACCTGCTGCAGTCGGTAGTCTACGCCTTCTCAACAGCCATCGGCTTTGGTGTAGCTCTTACCGTGTTTGCTGGTATGCGCGAGCAGCTTGAGTTGGTAAAGATTCCTAAGGGCATGCAGGGTATGGCCATCGTCATGCTCTCGGCAGGTTTGCTTAGCCTGGCCTTTATGGGCTTCTCGGGTGTGGATGGCGGACTGAAGATTCTCTTTGGTCTCGACTAA
- a CDS encoding DUF2027 domain-containing protein yields MKIGDKVRFLSEVGGGKVAGFQGKNIVLVEDEDGFQMPMLINEVVVVGEESYETTRMVEQKAKARMAADDDEEPEIEPADRPITFKPKPEERKGGDKLSAFLAFVPMDVKELSQTRFESYLVNDSNYYLRYVLMTAEGTAWKLRAEGEIEPNCKEFIEEFGREDLNDLEHLCVQLVAYKREKHFLLKSPVNAQVRVDTVKFYKLHAFRENDFFEQPALIYTLIENDVQKVKL; encoded by the coding sequence ATGAAGATTGGAGATAAAGTAAGATTCCTGAGCGAAGTTGGCGGCGGAAAGGTGGCTGGCTTCCAGGGCAAGAATATAGTGCTTGTTGAGGATGAGGACGGCTTCCAGATGCCGATGCTCATCAACGAGGTGGTAGTGGTAGGCGAGGAGAGCTACGAAACTACCCGTATGGTTGAACAGAAGGCCAAGGCCCGTATGGCTGCCGACGATGACGAGGAGCCCGAGATTGAGCCTGCCGACCGTCCCATTACCTTTAAGCCAAAACCCGAGGAGCGCAAGGGTGGCGACAAGCTGAGTGCATTCCTGGCCTTTGTGCCTATGGATGTAAAGGAACTCTCGCAAACCCGTTTTGAGAGCTATCTGGTTAACGACTCGAACTATTATCTGCGCTATGTGCTGATGACTGCCGAGGGTACAGCCTGGAAGCTGAGAGCCGAGGGCGAGATTGAACCTAACTGCAAGGAGTTTATCGAGGAGTTCGGTCGTGAGGACCTGAACGATCTTGAGCATCTGTGTGTACAGCTGGTGGCTTACAAGCGCGAAAAACATTTCCTGCTTAAGTCGCCCGTTAATGCCCAGGTGCGTGTAGATACCGTTAAGTTCTACAAGCTGCATGCCTTCCGCGAGAACGACTTCTTCGAGCAGCCCGCACTTATTTACACACTCATTGAGAACGACGTACAAAAAGTAAAACTATGA